In a genomic window of Kluyveromyces marxianus DMKU3-1042 DNA, complete genome, chromosome 7:
- the RRP4 gene encoding exosome non-catalytic core subunit RRP4 has translation MSSVISVSKRKEFFSNGLLEEEIDSEYESEEDLRNEDKDVEMDGTSEHQDGSIVTPGELITDDPIWMKGHGTYFLENKTYSSVVGQVSRVNRLLSVLPLKSRYIPETGDHIIGRITEVGNRRWKVDIGAKQYAVLMLGSVNLPGGVLRRKSETDELQMRNFLKEGDLLNAEVQSLFQDGSASLHTRSLKYGKLRNGQFVQVPSSLIVRSKNHTHNLPGNVTVILGVNGFIWIRKSSKMDLSGGASATGSGQSADHMPGVSGNAMSVSITRLEEESSWGIYSDVNDKVPVSIRQTITRYANVIRALAHCELGITESRIISAYEASMAYGNVGELIETETMQSLGQDVINAEKMRGTS, from the coding sequence ATGAGCAGTGTTATAAGTGTTAGCAAACGGAAAGAGTTCTTTTCGAACGGCCTTTTGGAGGAGGAAATAGATTCTGAATatgaatctgaagaagatttgaGAAATGAAGACAAAGATGTTGAGATGGATGGTACATCTGAGCACCAAGATGGGTCTATTGTAACGCCTGGAGAACTTATAACAGATGATCCTATATGGATGAAGGGTCATGGGACGTACTTTTTAGAAAACAAGACATACAGTTCAGTTGTGGGACAAGTTTCAAGAGTTAATAGGTTGTTGTCGGTGCTTCCATTGAAGAGTCGTTACATCCCGGAAACTGGTGACCACATCATTGGAAGGATCACTGAAGTGGGTAATAGGCGTTGGAAGGTTGATATTGGGGCCAAACAGTATGCAGTTTTGATGTTGGGATCAGTGAATTTGCCCGGTGGTGTGTTGAGACGTAAGTCTGAGACAGATGAGTTACAGATGCGtaacttcttgaaagagGGAGATCTTTTGAATGCAGAAGTACAGTCCTTGTTCCAGGACGGATCTGCATCATTGCATACACGTTCGTTGAAATACGGGAAACTAAGAAACGGACAATTTGTACAGGTGCCCAGTTCGCTAATAGTTAGATCGAAGAACCACACGCACAACCTTCCGGGGAACGTAACGGTGATTCTTGGTGTTAACGGATTCATATGGATAAGAAAATCGTCAAAGATGGATCTTTCTGGTGGTGCGTCAGCTACTGGATCGGGCCAGAGTGCGGATCATATGCCTGGTGTTAGTGGTAATGCCATGTCTGTGTCAATAACAAggcttgaagaagaaagttcaTGGGGCATTTACTCGGATGTGAACGACAAAGTGCCAGTAAGTATCAGACAAACCATCACACGTTATGCCAACGTTATAAGGGCGTTGGCTCACTGCGAACTTGGGATCACGGAATCAAGAATAATATCTGCATATGAAGCATCCATGGCATATGGGAACGTTGGTGAACTAattgaaacagaaacaatgCAATCATTGGGACAAGATGTCATTAACGCTGAAAAGATGAGGGGTACCTCTTGA
- the TRM5 gene encoding tRNA (guanine) methyltransferase, with product MIIRRFISKMSERLARYEPPVHRGMKELDRNAFRKTLPLVVLLLKDPKNISKFTNGFKDDVLRMPRIPFVIRINEAQEKGKQLERAEPGPVQKKSKSLANDNHITKGILLKDTINDVSEVREKLSKEALEFLDKPENEYELRNHEYVLDYDFWKVEEILESILPEEYLDEIPTGFTIVGHVAHLNLRKEFKPFGSLIGQVILDKNTTIRTVVDKVDTIATKFRTFQMNVLAGEPDLLVTQRESDCTFTFDFSKVYWNSRLHTEHARLVSLFKPGQIVGDVFAGVGPFSVPAGKKKVIVLSNDLNPESYKYMQLNIKNNKVGNFVEPLNLDGREFIRDSPKLLQQFVAKNQGVIIVPGGKKYKDKTTGETKRTPETRIPIENQFFDHYVMNLPDSALEFLDEFVGLYSRHNLTYESMVQTHGPEFQTPWIHCHCFHKYDPEEQPEPSMEQLHERVHKRILSIMHTNEQVLPFEHFQFHLVRKVAPTKPMFCVSFQLPKSLAFA from the coding sequence ATGATTATACGTCGGTTCATTAGTAAAATGAGTGAAAGATTGGCAAGATATGAACCTCCGGTCCACCGTGGGATGAAGGAATTGGACAGAAACGCTTTCCGAAAGACACTTCCATTGGTGGTGCTACTGTTGAAGGACCCAAAGAACATTTCCAAGTTCACGAACGGGTTCAAGGACGATGTGTTGAGGATGCCACGTATTCCATTTGTGATTCGTATCAACGAAGCTCAAGAAAAGGGGAAACAGCTGGAAAGAGCGGAACCTGGACCAGtgcaaaagaagagcaagagtTTAGCGAACGACAACCACATTACAAAGGGAATTCTCTTGAAAGACACGATCAATGATGTGAGTGAGGTGCGCGAGAAGCTTTCAAAGGAAGCGTTGGAGTTTTTGGATAAGCCTGAGAACGAGTACGAGTTGAGAAATCACGAATACGTTTTGGACTACGATTTCTGGAAAGTGGAAGAGATTCTCGAATCGATTTTGCCCGAGGAGTACTTGGACGAGATCCCCACTGGATTCACCATTGTGGGCCATGTTGCACATCTAAATCTCCGGAAGGAGTTCAAGCCCTTTGGCTCGTTGATCGGACAGGTGATCCTCGACAAGAACACCACTATCCGCACGGTTGTCGACAAAGTGGACACGATTGCGACCAAGTTCCGGACCTTCCAGATGAACGTGCTTGCTGGTGAGCCCGACTTGCTTGTGACGCAGCGTGAATCCGACTGTACTTTTACCTTTGATTTCAGCAAGGTGTACTGGAACTCGAGATTGCACACGGAACATGCGAGACTAGTGAGTTTGTTCAAGCCGGGACAAATCGTCGGCGATGTGTTTGCCGGGGTCGGCCCATTCTCCGTGCCAGcagggaagaagaaggtcaTCGTGCTAAGCAACGATTTGAACCCAGAGTCTTACAAGTATATGCAGTTgaacatcaagaacaacaaagtCGGCAACTTCGTGGAACCCCTCAATTTGGACGGACGCGAGTTCATCAGGGACAGCCCCAAGCTGCTACAGCAGTTTGTAGCTAAGAACCAAGGCGTCATCATCGTACCCGGTGGTAAAAAGTACAAGGACAAAACTACAGGAGAAACAAAACGTACGCCAGAAACAAGAATCCCAATCGAAAACCAGTTCTTCGACCACTACGTGATGAACTTGCCCGACAGCGCACTCGAATTCCTAGACGAGTTTGTCGGGCTCTACTCAAGACACAACCTGACCTACGAGTCAATGGTGCAGACACACGGGCCCGAGTTCCAGACACCTTGGATCCACTGCCATTGTTTCCACAAGTACGATCCAGAGGAACAACCCGAGCCCTCCATGGAGCAGTTGCACGAGAGAGTCCACAAAAGAATCCTAAGCATCATGCACACCAACGAACAAGTGCTCCCATTCGAGCACTTCCAGTTCCACTTGGTGCGGAAAGTGGCTCCCACAAAACCCATGTTCTGTGTCAGTTTCCAATTGCCAAAGTCTTTGGCATTTGCTTAG
- the PCL5 gene encoding Pcl5p has translation MQHLTPVDRSESGSLGNFANDHPGSSSNSSNNTLNGYVATLLSALTSNYSNQRINNSKHLILQFLTEIVRRSKSSHHVVIHATYLFHQLYTNGLKRVSMTGMPEFARCSKRVFLSCLILAHKFNNDSTFSMKTWGLISGLKVRDLATMERWALSIFDYKLYVSASVLAKWYTEVLSESFEQTQHQQPCSRKRPLDHHHTGDADESHLDTPHKLRKQAHIEIR, from the coding sequence ATGCAGCACCTTACCCCTGTGGACAGAAGTGAGAGTGGGAGCCTGGGCAACTTTGCGAATGACCATCCAGGATCTTCATCTAACAGCAGTAACAACACATTAAACGGATATGTGGCCACACTATTGTCGGCTTTAACTTCAAACTACTCGAACCAACGCATCAATAACTCCAAGCACTTGATTCTACAATTCTTGACTGAAATCGTCAGACGATCCAAATCGTCTCATCATGTGGTCATCCATGCCACGTACCTGTTCCACCAGCTTTACACGAACGGCCTGAAGCGTGTGTCTATGACGGGCATGCCAGAATTTGCGAGATGCTCCAAGAGAGTGTTTCTCTCATGCCTTATCCTAGCCCacaagttcaacaacgATAGCACCTTCTCCATGAAGACGTGGGGGCTTATCTCGGGCTTGAAAGTGCGGGACTTGGCCACGATGGAACGGTGGGCTCTTTCTATTTTCGATTACAAACTCTACGTCAGTGCCTCGGTTCTTGCCAAATGGTACACCGAAGTCTTGAGCGAATCCTTCGAGCAAACCCAGCATCAGCAGCCATGCTCAAGAAAGAGACCCCTCGATCATCACCATACTGGCGATGCCGACGAGTCACATTTAGATACTCCACATAAGCTACGTAAACAAGCTCACATTGAAATACGGTGA